A single region of the Gemmata palustris genome encodes:
- a CDS encoding site-specific integrase, with protein sequence MNHTPKLCHHKAAQQGYVTLNGKEHYLGHWSRDQRKAPPSVRAEYDVLISRWLANGRKLPDESTPARPVVTVNAVILAFVEHATGHHVQREKGSNSEVEAIKAACRVVAGLFGRIPAAEFGPKALKQVRQKMLSLDWSRAYTNRQVNRVKRMFRFAVAEELVPPSVNWGLSAVAAIRKGEPGVRETEPVKPVPEEWIEAALLFMSAQVAALVKLQMFTGARPGEIVTIRGCDIDRSGKVWVFKPEHHKTEHRGHSREVYIGPRAQAVLLPWLKDDPNAYLFSPAEAEAQRHEERSQNRATPRWASHMKRNATKKKATRRKKAGDRYTPSSYRRAIAYACEQADAAARERAVERAREQNPGADVSGLAEKVFVPKWAPNRLRHNAATAMRKEFGIELAQLALGHTTLTTTLVYAERDRDKVMGAFERIG encoded by the coding sequence ATGAACCACACTCCGAAACTCTGCCACCACAAGGCAGCCCAGCAAGGCTACGTTACCCTCAACGGCAAAGAGCACTACCTCGGCCACTGGTCGCGCGACCAGAGGAAGGCCCCACCGTCCGTCCGCGCCGAGTACGACGTCCTCATTTCTCGCTGGCTCGCCAACGGCCGCAAACTCCCCGACGAATCCACTCCGGCTCGGCCCGTCGTCACCGTGAACGCGGTGATCCTGGCGTTCGTGGAGCACGCGACCGGGCACCACGTCCAGCGTGAGAAGGGATCGAACTCCGAGGTCGAGGCGATCAAGGCCGCGTGCCGGGTGGTCGCGGGTCTGTTCGGCCGGATTCCCGCGGCCGAGTTCGGGCCGAAGGCGTTGAAGCAGGTCCGGCAAAAGATGCTCTCGCTGGACTGGTCCCGGGCTTACACGAACCGGCAGGTGAACCGGGTCAAGCGGATGTTCCGGTTCGCGGTCGCGGAGGAGCTGGTCCCGCCGTCCGTCAACTGGGGGTTGTCCGCGGTCGCGGCGATCCGCAAAGGCGAGCCCGGAGTTCGAGAAACGGAGCCCGTGAAACCGGTCCCGGAAGAATGGATCGAAGCCGCCCTACTCTTCATGTCGGCCCAGGTCGCGGCACTGGTGAAGCTCCAGATGTTCACCGGTGCCCGGCCCGGGGAGATTGTTACCATTCGCGGTTGCGACATCGACCGTTCGGGGAAAGTATGGGTGTTCAAACCGGAACACCACAAGACGGAGCACCGGGGGCACTCACGGGAAGTGTACATCGGGCCGCGGGCTCAGGCCGTGCTGCTACCGTGGCTCAAGGATGATCCGAACGCCTACCTGTTCTCGCCGGCGGAAGCGGAAGCCCAGCGGCACGAGGAGCGATCACAGAACCGTGCCACGCCCCGGTGGGCATCGCACATGAAGAGGAACGCCACCAAGAAGAAGGCGACTCGCCGTAAGAAGGCCGGGGACCGGTACACCCCGAGCAGCTACCGCCGGGCCATTGCTTATGCGTGCGAGCAGGCGGACGCGGCCGCACGGGAGCGGGCCGTTGAGCGAGCCCGAGAGCAGAACCCGGGGGCGGACGTGTCAGGGCTCGCGGAAAAAGTGTTCGTTCCGAAGTGGGCACCGAATCGGCTCCGGCACAACGCGGCGACCGCGATGCGGAAAGAGTTCGGGATCGAGCTGGCTCAATTGGCGTTGGGTCACACGACCTTGACGACGACGCTCGTGTACGCCGAGCGGGACCGCGACAAGGTCATGGGAGCGTTCGAGCGGATCGGGTGA
- a CDS encoding RNA polymerase sigma factor, with protein sequence MWIRDSSPSLHLLFERLKVGDSEALNDIFAHCQERLKTHIRRMLRGFRAVRVHGSTNDVFQEAAMRLVKALKTVPIDSPTDFLLFAACQIRRTLLDMAKRKKLGHVPAVGGDRGDELGPADLVTDDSNDPVTLAIWQEVHARIGAMQVEDRTLFDLLYYQGLSQPAAAELLDVPLSTLKKRWQNARLELMLQFENLTPFS encoded by the coding sequence ATGTGGATCCGAGATTCGTCACCATCGCTTCATCTGCTATTTGAGAGACTGAAGGTCGGTGATTCCGAAGCGCTTAATGACATTTTTGCCCACTGTCAGGAGCGACTGAAAACCCACATCCGTCGCATGCTCCGCGGGTTCCGTGCGGTGCGTGTGCACGGTTCCACCAACGACGTCTTTCAGGAGGCCGCGATGCGGCTCGTTAAGGCGCTCAAAACGGTGCCAATCGATAGCCCGACCGATTTCCTTTTATTCGCGGCCTGCCAGATCCGGCGGACACTTCTCGACATGGCCAAGCGGAAGAAGCTCGGCCATGTACCGGCCGTCGGGGGCGATCGCGGGGACGAACTCGGCCCGGCGGATCTCGTGACCGATGACTCGAACGACCCGGTGACGCTGGCGATCTGGCAAGAAGTTCATGCCCGGATCGGGGCGATGCAGGTCGAGGACCGCACGCTCTTCGATCTGCTTTATTACCAGGGACTTAGCCAACCGGCCGCCGCGGAACTCCTCGACGTCCCGCTCTCGACGCTCAAAAAGCGTTGGCAGAACGCGCGACTCGAGCTCATGCTCCAGTTCGAGAACCTGACTCCGTTTTCGTGA
- a CDS encoding serine/threonine-protein kinase — protein MALLNELLFEWEERRKRGEIVTPEQLCPHDPATRAELAKRILLLEQFDQTFCVDEPIPEKIGKYEIRGVLGEGGMGVVYLGFDPTLKRLAAVKTISSGHLLITDAVAEQRFALEGQVLARLTHPNIVTVYEGGSDEGCSYLAMEHISGGSVAAARERITNSSPLEIASLMTKVARAVHYAHAQKSPIYHRDLKPSNILLTEDGEPKVADFGLAKLFEPDPPPEPTANTLTGTFDTPRAHALTTVGGRQSGTPGYMAPEQVGEPITAATDVWALGVILHELLTGEPPTPVHPPDPGAVVTAVPGHLGRQLAAIIRRCLQRSPSERYVTAGELADALRALGQPSRRKVLRAGLAAGVVALAGGVPVGFFAADPYRRFCWRTRGVNRRLERGETVELIDPDAKREPDYFLLVGHGATDTEYREENWVVRSTAFSLLELVPRLPPGCRIQVELRHQHSNFGANLFLRVGIVFGISSVLHNGETVQFVSHVSFDDVGGLGWVQVGAIWPVGRRGVMEPKQYYPNNASQNSQVPVPTPTPFRVVELTLPPINDPISWSGPPPLSLIPVRDARARGMPGFANDYPNELIDQIEARYSHRIGLIVSGGAIKVRSVRIIPPQTRQGDNR, from the coding sequence ATGGCGCTCTTGAACGAGTTACTCTTCGAGTGGGAAGAGAGACGGAAACGTGGCGAGATTGTGACGCCCGAACAGTTGTGCCCACATGATCCCGCGACACGTGCGGAACTGGCAAAGCGTATCCTGCTACTCGAACAGTTCGATCAGACCTTTTGTGTCGATGAGCCGATTCCAGAGAAGATAGGGAAATATGAGATCCGGGGAGTGCTCGGCGAGGGTGGGATGGGCGTTGTCTATCTCGGCTTCGATCCGACACTGAAGCGGCTCGCCGCGGTAAAAACAATTTCTTCCGGGCACCTTTTGATAACCGATGCCGTTGCTGAACAGCGGTTCGCTCTTGAGGGCCAAGTGCTCGCCCGGCTCACCCACCCGAACATCGTGACGGTGTACGAGGGCGGGTCGGATGAAGGATGCTCATATCTAGCAATGGAGCACATATCCGGTGGGAGCGTGGCCGCCGCGCGGGAACGCATTACGAACAGCAGTCCGCTGGAGATTGCTTCTCTCATGACGAAGGTCGCACGTGCGGTGCATTACGCGCATGCGCAAAAGTCGCCAATCTACCACCGCGATCTGAAGCCGTCGAACATTCTGCTCACGGAGGATGGCGAGCCCAAGGTTGCGGACTTCGGATTGGCGAAACTGTTCGAGCCTGACCCGCCGCCCGAGCCCACAGCAAACACCCTGACGGGTACGTTCGATACCCCCCGAGCCCACGCCCTAACGACAGTCGGAGGGCGGCAGTCCGGCACCCCCGGCTACATGGCCCCCGAACAGGTCGGCGAGCCGATCACCGCTGCGACCGACGTGTGGGCACTCGGTGTAATTCTGCACGAGTTACTCACCGGGGAGCCACCCACCCCCGTGCATCCGCCCGACCCAGGCGCGGTCGTAACGGCCGTCCCAGGTCACCTCGGCCGACAGTTGGCGGCAATCATTCGACGCTGCCTGCAACGGTCGCCGAGTGAGCGGTACGTAACTGCGGGCGAACTGGCCGACGCTCTCCGCGCCTTGGGTCAACCGTCCCGCCGGAAGGTTCTCCGAGCGGGACTCGCGGCCGGGGTTGTTGCCCTGGCTGGTGGAGTTCCGGTGGGATTCTTCGCGGCCGACCCATATCGCCGGTTCTGTTGGCGCACACGGGGGGTGAACCGGCGACTGGAACGTGGAGAGACGGTCGAGTTGATCGACCCGGACGCCAAGCGTGAGCCGGATTATTTTCTTCTCGTTGGGCACGGTGCAACAGATACCGAGTACCGGGAAGAAAATTGGGTCGTCCGCTCGACGGCCTTCTCGCTCCTCGAACTCGTTCCGCGTCTACCTCCAGGGTGCCGGATTCAGGTCGAGCTTCGGCACCAACACAGCAATTTCGGAGCGAACCTGTTCTTGCGCGTAGGGATCGTGTTCGGAATCTCGAGCGTTCTGCACAACGGGGAAACGGTACAGTTTGTTTCCCATGTGTCGTTTGATGATGTGGGTGGATTGGGATGGGTACAGGTCGGAGCGATATGGCCGGTCGGAAGGCGTGGGGTCATGGAACCGAAGCAATATTACCCAAATAATGCTTCGCAGAACTCTCAAGTACCTGTCCCCACTCCGACCCCGTTTCGCGTTGTGGAACTCACGCTCCCTCCAATCAACGACCCGATTTCTTGGTCCGGTCCTCCGCCGCTCTCGTTGATACCCGTTCGCGACGCGCGCGCTCGAGGTATGCCAGGATTTGCTAATGATTACCCAAATGAATTGATCGACCAGATCGAGGCCCGGTACAGCCACCGGATCGGACTGATCGTTTCGGGAGGGGCAATCAAGGTGCGGTCGGTCCGCATCATCCCTCCTCAAACACGCCAAGGGGATAACCGATGA
- a CDS encoding DUF1580 domain-containing protein encodes MGTVTLANRVLQESLLSLSAAARLFPPLRKNSAVKSSTIWRWVREGVATPGGRVKLEAVRCGCSWITSREAVERFVAAQNQSAKTADSVVQVADTNADREAAEVASLLGM; translated from the coding sequence ATGGGTACCGTGACACTCGCCAATCGCGTGCTGCAGGAGTCACTGTTGTCGCTGAGTGCGGCAGCTCGACTGTTTCCGCCCTTGCGGAAAAACTCAGCCGTCAAATCCTCCACGATCTGGCGGTGGGTCAGGGAAGGCGTAGCGACTCCTGGCGGGCGGGTGAAGCTCGAGGCGGTCCGGTGTGGCTGCTCGTGGATCACGTCGCGTGAGGCCGTAGAGCGGTTCGTCGCAGCCCAAAACCAATCCGCAAAGACGGCGGACTCCGTTGTGCAGGTCGCTGATACGAATGCCGATCGCGAGGCGGCCGAAGTCGCTTCGTTGCTCGGGATGTGA
- a CDS encoding DUF3037 domain-containing protein, giving the protein MIPGYYSVIQYCPDFGRLEGANVGVLLYCPATGYFDVKTNRRVGRIHRFFGKNHISLKQYTRLVSSFETRIRQASKSFRDVADLRKFIGQEANDLLITDPRKVSVSVPGVQFFQLFEELVEPQPAPNRKRGLKEVLEEEFSKPEFKPLVMHDVEVHLPKIRSSLMLPYGYQNGKLTLIQPVQFPRDTATELISRAGRYQLESELIHTVGNQLVIVGEFPPGETETPQIVEKLLREKHAEFYRAEELDSLLNVIRRTAKVVVYSESD; this is encoded by the coding sequence GTGATTCCCGGCTACTACTCCGTGATCCAATACTGCCCCGATTTCGGGCGTCTTGAGGGCGCCAATGTCGGGGTGCTCCTGTATTGCCCTGCCACGGGTTATTTTGACGTCAAAACGAATCGTCGCGTTGGCCGAATTCACAGGTTTTTCGGCAAGAACCACATCTCGCTGAAACAGTACACTCGGCTCGTGTCCTCCTTTGAGACACGCATCCGACAAGCGTCGAAGAGCTTCCGCGATGTTGCGGATCTACGCAAATTCATTGGTCAAGAAGCTAACGATCTACTCATCACGGACCCGCGTAAGGTGTCGGTGAGCGTCCCGGGGGTCCAATTTTTTCAGTTGTTTGAGGAACTCGTGGAGCCGCAGCCCGCTCCAAACCGCAAACGTGGGCTGAAAGAGGTTCTCGAAGAGGAGTTCTCGAAGCCCGAATTCAAGCCGCTGGTGATGCACGATGTTGAGGTGCATTTGCCGAAGATCCGAAGCAGCCTGATGTTGCCTTACGGGTATCAGAATGGCAAGCTGACGCTCATTCAACCGGTTCAATTTCCCCGCGACACGGCAACTGAGCTGATCTCTCGTGCAGGCCGCTATCAACTGGAAAGCGAGTTGATCCACACGGTCGGTAATCAACTGGTCATCGTCGGGGAATTCCCTCCAGGTGAGACGGAAACCCCTCAAATCGTGGAGAAATTGCTTCGCGAGAAGCACGCCGAGTTCTACCGAGCTGAGGAACTCGATTCCTTACTCAACGTGATTCGACGAACAGCAAAGGTCGTCGTGTATTCCGAAAGCGATTAG
- a CDS encoding HipA family kinase yields the protein MLSQKGCPHDLACELVGIELARIVGLRTPEYAVIEIPLHAPIELADGNEFVPGHGFITRKLDGMDWSGSRSVLTRVLNPIDLARLVVFDTWTLNCDRFRPRTETAPEWRAARNVFLERAADFDDQYYLTSLDHGCCFKCLADLTPAYLRRAATADTLYGYFPEFAGLARREHALQAVRAVQSCSRAQIDAIIERVPEAWLANGHRNALGDMIYGRIHLLERIIRVDFPAADLFDDQQRSGDNP from the coding sequence GTGCTGTCCCAAAAAGGCTGTCCTCACGATTTAGCGTGCGAACTGGTGGGGATCGAGCTAGCCCGTATCGTCGGGCTCCGCACACCAGAATACGCAGTAATCGAAATACCGCTTCATGCCCCCATCGAACTCGCAGACGGAAATGAGTTTGTGCCCGGCCACGGCTTTATTACTCGAAAACTTGACGGGATGGACTGGTCCGGTAGCCGGTCAGTGCTTACCCGCGTACTCAACCCGATCGACTTGGCACGCCTTGTTGTCTTTGATACCTGGACACTGAACTGTGACCGCTTTCGACCGAGGACAGAAACCGCCCCCGAGTGGCGTGCCGCGAGAAACGTGTTTCTTGAACGTGCTGCCGATTTCGATGATCAATACTACCTAACGTCTCTCGACCACGGGTGCTGTTTCAAGTGCCTAGCGGATTTGACTCCCGCCTACCTCAGACGCGCGGCGACCGCAGACACACTGTACGGCTACTTCCCTGAATTTGCTGGGTTGGCCCGTCGCGAACACGCCCTTCAAGCGGTTCGTGCAGTACAATCATGTTCGAGGGCACAAATCGATGCGATCATCGAGCGAGTGCCCGAGGCGTGGTTGGCCAACGGGCATCGAAATGCTTTGGGCGACATGATATACGGTCGTATACATTTGCTTGAGCGAATTATTCGTGTCGATTTCCCGGCAGCGGATCTCTTTGATGACCAACAACGGTCGGGGGATAACCCGTGA
- a CDS encoding PadR family transcriptional regulator: protein MEPISGDALRGHLETMALASLEKGEAHGFEILRRLTEAGSGALRLKEGSLYPALYRLEKAGLITSAWEDESAPRRGPRKRVYRLTKQGVKRLVAGRAEWQQFVRVVGTILGAPA from the coding sequence ATGGAACCCATCAGCGGTGATGCACTCCGGGGGCACCTGGAGACGATGGCACTGGCGTCGCTCGAGAAGGGCGAGGCGCACGGGTTCGAGATCCTGCGCCGCTTGACCGAGGCCGGGAGCGGGGCGTTGCGGCTCAAGGAAGGGTCGCTGTACCCCGCGCTCTACCGGCTCGAGAAGGCCGGGCTCATCACGAGCGCGTGGGAAGACGAGTCGGCCCCGCGGCGCGGTCCGCGGAAGCGTGTGTACCGCCTTACGAAGCAGGGCGTGAAGCGTCTGGTAGCGGGGCGGGCGGAGTGGCAACAGTTCGTGCGTGTCGTCGGAACGATACTGGGGGCACCGGCATGA
- a CDS encoding permease prefix domain 1-containing protein — protein sequence MNEFMVLVERAVRPVQAGPKKLTRMREELLAHLMAIHEEELARLGDESAARAEAIRRFGDPESLTAELQQSVKWNDRIDARLNRMYGWRPGESATRYSARLALLLTLVILPWLPFALVTAGLRRPHDETVPTTAAILRLFGGVLVFAPLCVFVLSMLSIRIRDAMFGAFGTPRSWRRVAGLAGLSLLAFPVLGLLFFQVSLGNIDVMADQLTTPTSLVASAVGYLFVPLYLVWFVWKAGPGQIRYVEWASLDIGPQLPSGVDGETAA from the coding sequence ATGAACGAGTTCATGGTGCTGGTCGAGCGGGCGGTGCGTCCGGTGCAAGCCGGCCCGAAGAAGTTGACCCGGATGCGTGAGGAACTGCTCGCCCACCTGATGGCGATCCACGAGGAAGAACTGGCCCGCCTCGGCGACGAGTCCGCGGCGCGGGCCGAGGCGATCCGGCGGTTCGGCGACCCGGAGTCGCTGACGGCCGAGTTGCAGCAATCGGTCAAGTGGAACGACCGCATCGACGCTCGGCTGAACCGCATGTACGGGTGGCGTCCGGGCGAGTCGGCGACGCGGTACTCGGCGCGGCTGGCGCTCCTCCTCACGCTCGTTATCCTGCCGTGGCTACCGTTCGCGTTGGTGACGGCGGGACTGCGTCGGCCGCACGACGAGACGGTGCCGACGACCGCGGCGATCCTACGCTTGTTCGGCGGCGTGCTGGTGTTCGCACCGCTCTGCGTGTTCGTGCTCAGTATGCTCTCGATCCGCATCCGGGACGCGATGTTCGGCGCGTTCGGCACGCCGCGGTCGTGGCGGCGGGTCGCGGGCCTCGCGGGGCTGTCGCTGCTGGCGTTCCCGGTCCTCGGGTTGCTGTTCTTCCAGGTCAGCTTGGGCAACATCGACGTGATGGCGGATCAGTTGACGACGCCCACTTCCCTCGTGGCGTCGGCCGTCGGGTACCTGTTCGTGCCTCTGTACTTGGTGTGGTTCGTGTGGAAAGCCGGCCCGGGCCAAATCCGGTACGTCGAGTGGGCCTCCCTCGACATCGGACCGCAGCTCCCGAGCGGTGTGGATGGCGAGACCGCGGCGTGA
- a CDS encoding RNA polymerase sigma factor: protein MRAPQPSDAELALRAQAGDRDAADQLVTRYKVQVWRQVWKVKMPAGVEPDDVASVGLYTLWRCVLAWSPNGGAIFRTYAWTAVQRAIFREAGQQKRQLDRQPVQVDEDGDDTLVLVPAREPVELPPGVSEWVGELSVVERIVVERSFGLDGTPDEPSKIGKLVGLSIHQVKTARERAMATLGL from the coding sequence ATGCGTGCTCCCCAACCATCCGATGCGGAACTGGCTCTGCGTGCCCAGGCCGGCGACCGTGACGCGGCCGACCAACTGGTGACCAGATACAAGGTTCAAGTGTGGCGACAGGTCTGGAAGGTGAAGATGCCCGCGGGCGTCGAACCGGATGACGTGGCGAGTGTCGGGTTGTACACGCTGTGGCGGTGCGTACTGGCGTGGTCCCCGAACGGCGGCGCGATCTTCCGCACCTACGCTTGGACCGCGGTCCAGCGAGCGATCTTTCGGGAAGCGGGTCAGCAGAAACGCCAACTTGATCGGCAGCCGGTTCAAGTGGACGAGGACGGCGACGACACGCTCGTTCTCGTTCCGGCCCGCGAGCCCGTTGAGTTGCCCCCAGGCGTCAGCGAGTGGGTCGGCGAACTGTCCGTCGTGGAACGCATCGTCGTTGAGAGGTCGTTTGGTTTGGACGGTACACCCGACGAGCCGAGTAAAATTGGGAAACTGGTTGGGCTTTCCATTCATCAGGTCAAAACCGCCCGCGAGCGAGCAATGGCCACACTCGGCCTGTAG
- a CDS encoding helix-turn-helix domain-containing protein, with the protein MPTLPLIPLPKGDRWMDIRKVARLFGVQRNTIRRWTVDGEITGYKPTKKMTYYMKSDVNKLLTSRGLPNI; encoded by the coding sequence ATGCCGACATTACCCCTGATCCCGCTACCCAAAGGCGACCGCTGGATGGACATTCGCAAAGTGGCCCGGCTGTTCGGCGTGCAGCGGAACACAATCCGCCGCTGGACGGTGGACGGCGAGATCACGGGCTACAAGCCCACGAAGAAGATGACGTACTACATGAAGTCAGACGTTAACAAGCTCCTCACGTCCCGCGGCCTACCGAACATCTGA